In a single window of the Rhodococcus qingshengii JCM 15477 genome:
- a CDS encoding quinone oxidoreductase family protein, whose protein sequence is MRAAIITELGAEPVLGERPDPVAGEGGVLVHVSTAALNPADLVYASGIRLKPSTPFVPGIEAVGRTPDGKRVYFYPAQHPHGTFAEQAVAHLGQVQPLADDITDEQALCLGVAGTTAWLALTYKAGIQPGESVLVLGATGSVGQIAVQAAKALGARRVVAAGRDRETLDTLLDHGADTVVTLDEGYESRLVDASEGGFDLVVDSLFGDPMVAGIRATRAGGRIVNLGMRAGRTVELPGIPLKGRDLLSCSIDMVPTAVKARAFGDLCQVARTGGIHVEFERTALADVAETWKRQATSPHCKLLIVP, encoded by the coding sequence GTGCGTGCTGCAATCATCACAGAACTCGGAGCTGAGCCAGTCCTCGGCGAGCGACCCGACCCGGTCGCTGGCGAGGGCGGCGTTCTCGTGCACGTTTCAACCGCAGCCCTCAATCCGGCGGACTTGGTTTATGCCTCGGGTATTCGGCTGAAGCCGTCGACGCCGTTCGTCCCCGGGATCGAAGCGGTCGGTAGAACACCCGACGGAAAGCGGGTCTACTTTTATCCCGCACAGCACCCCCACGGCACGTTCGCGGAGCAGGCCGTGGCGCACCTGGGGCAGGTCCAGCCGCTCGCCGACGACATCACCGACGAACAGGCTCTGTGTCTCGGCGTCGCCGGCACGACCGCCTGGCTCGCGCTGACATACAAGGCCGGCATCCAGCCCGGTGAGTCGGTACTGGTGCTCGGAGCGACCGGCAGCGTCGGCCAGATCGCCGTACAGGCGGCCAAGGCTCTCGGAGCGCGCCGAGTCGTTGCCGCGGGTCGTGACCGCGAAACCCTGGACACCCTGCTCGATCATGGAGCGGACACCGTGGTGACGCTCGACGAGGGCTATGAGAGCAGGCTCGTCGACGCCTCCGAGGGGGGCTTCGATCTCGTCGTCGACTCTTTGTTCGGCGACCCCATGGTGGCCGGCATCCGGGCGACCCGGGCCGGCGGGCGGATCGTCAACCTCGGAATGCGCGCAGGCCGGACCGTCGAACTCCCCGGGATCCCCCTCAAAGGGCGTGACCTGCTCTCGTGCAGCATCGACATGGTGCCGACCGCCGTCAAGGCGCGGGCCTTCGGCGACCTGTGCCAGGTGGCACGCACAGGTGGGATCCACGTCGAGTTCGAGCGTACGGCCCTCGCAGACGTCGCCGAGACGTGGAAACGCCAGGCAACCAGTCCACACTGCAAGCTGCTCATCGTGCCCTAA
- a CDS encoding ferredoxin, producing the protein MKVEVDRKKCTGLGICESLAPAFFEVDDSGDLLLLKDDIGPDELAEIEEAVAGCPTEALRIIR; encoded by the coding sequence ATGAAGGTTGAAGTTGACAGGAAGAAGTGCACCGGACTGGGCATCTGTGAGTCCTTGGCGCCGGCTTTCTTCGAAGTAGACGACTCCGGCGACCTGCTCCTGCTCAAGGACGACATCGGGCCCGATGAACTCGCCGAGATCGAAGAGGCCGTAGCGGGCTGCCCCACTGAGGCGCTGCGGATCATCCGCTAG
- a CDS encoding TetR/AcrR family transcriptional regulator, which yields MLKNDTAGSAAEDRTKSALTRERILDSAAYVLSRKGFAGTRLVDVAAHAELQAPAIYYYFKSREELIEEVMFVGISNIRAHVSEVLEALDPNTRPIDRIAAAVEAHLRYELSISDYTTAAIRNGGQMPEHLRERHESVRNKYGNEWQALYQAAKDAGELREDLDVRATRMLVMGALNWAAEWWNPKRGGSLTSLVRTAQSIVLHGIASPAALAGTVADTSSAPAPEKSSTKRVAAKSNTAKAVGRRSGTKTASAKKVAAKG from the coding sequence GTGCTTAAAAACGATACGGCCGGATCAGCGGCCGAGGACCGGACGAAGAGCGCCCTCACGCGTGAACGCATCCTCGATTCCGCTGCATACGTGCTTAGCCGGAAGGGCTTCGCCGGTACCCGGCTGGTAGATGTAGCCGCTCACGCCGAACTTCAGGCGCCCGCCATCTACTACTACTTCAAATCCCGCGAAGAGCTGATCGAAGAGGTCATGTTCGTCGGCATCTCCAATATCCGCGCCCATGTGAGCGAGGTACTCGAGGCGCTCGACCCCAATACGCGTCCTATCGACCGCATCGCGGCAGCCGTCGAGGCGCATCTGCGCTATGAACTTTCCATCTCGGACTACACCACAGCCGCCATCCGCAACGGTGGACAAATGCCGGAGCACCTTCGTGAGCGGCACGAGAGCGTACGCAACAAATACGGCAACGAGTGGCAGGCGCTGTACCAGGCGGCCAAGGACGCCGGGGAACTACGCGAGGATCTCGACGTTCGGGCTACCCGCATGCTGGTAATGGGGGCGCTGAACTGGGCGGCAGAGTGGTGGAATCCGAAACGAGGCGGCTCACTGACCAGCCTCGTCCGGACCGCGCAGTCCATCGTGCTGCACGGTATTGCGAGTCCTGCCGCACTTGCCGGAACGGTAGCCGACACATCCTCGGCACCCGCCCCCGAGAAGTCGAGCACTAAGCGCGTGGCCGCGAAGTCCAACACTGCGAAGGCAGTCGGTCGCAGGTCCGGCACCAAGACGGCAAGCGCCAAGAAGGTCGCGGCAAAGGGCTGA
- a CDS encoding helix-turn-helix domain-containing protein encodes MSIDIIEPFTLDREVNASREPTENVAQSSASKALELLEVISKARGNSFGLTEVAADIGVPKSTAHRLLKTLVEHGFVGRSGSRYRVGGTFFELSEAARWSEFGELRDVASGPLNWLFERSNADAVHVATLSGRDVLYLDKITRPAGTGCRAESAVASQLPARHSARRSSPIARGRRCCPSSDSHCPGSPPTRLLYATSSSSS; translated from the coding sequence ATGAGCATCGACATCATTGAACCGTTCACGCTCGACCGGGAAGTCAACGCGTCCCGTGAACCGACTGAGAATGTAGCGCAGTCTTCCGCGTCGAAGGCGCTGGAACTGCTCGAGGTCATCTCGAAGGCCCGCGGAAACTCCTTCGGACTCACCGAGGTCGCGGCCGACATCGGCGTCCCCAAGAGCACGGCGCACCGGCTGCTCAAAACTCTCGTTGAGCACGGCTTCGTTGGACGCAGCGGCTCACGCTACCGAGTTGGCGGCACATTCTTCGAGCTCAGCGAAGCAGCTCGGTGGTCGGAGTTCGGCGAGTTGCGTGATGTCGCGTCCGGACCGCTCAACTGGCTGTTCGAGCGCTCGAACGCCGACGCTGTCCACGTCGCGACCCTGAGCGGTCGCGACGTGCTCTACCTCGACAAGATCACCAGACCAGCTGGAACCGGCTGCCGAGCCGAGTCGGCGGTCGCTTCCCAGCTACCTGCACGGCACTCGGCAAGGCGATCCTCGCCTATAGCTCGCGGGCGACGGTGTTGTCCGTCATCGGACAGCCACTGTCCCGGGTCACCCCCTACTCGGTTGCTCTACGCAACCAGTTCGTCGAGCAGTTGA
- a CDS encoding long-chain-fatty-acid--CoA ligase — MPIDTDPSIAEHVRRWATTAPDKPCMSCDDVTLTWAELHDRASRLAHGLTESGVGPQDRVIFLDKNNPEFFEITAGSAMAGAVTAAVNWRLAPREMLQIINHSTAKVLFVGEEFVGQYEQFRDDLTTVEKVVVIGRAQGLESYEDWLERHVAKDPLVPVRSDDTAMQMYTSGTTGLPKGVLFSSRAVLATEGMAEVLRIDETSTLLISMPVFHSAGACLGVLGFRTGAHIVIARDTAPTTVLSLIARWRITMTTLVPAVLKMIAESSEIDRYDLSSLDTIAYAASPISPELLRRCLAVFDARFLQMYGLTETQSATTLLPEDHLDPEHPERILSVGRAIPGVTLRVVDPGTGDDVEDDVVGEVWIKAPTNMHGYWCNEEATRDTLTEDGFVRTGDGALLRDGYVYMRDRLKDMIVSGAENVYPIEIENVLIEHPAINDIAVIGVPSNRWGETVKAMVVLNADAALTEAEVIAYARANLAVYKCPTSVEFLDELPRNPSGKILKRVLRQPYWNDAEGHIG; from the coding sequence GTGCCCATAGACACCGACCCGTCCATTGCCGAGCATGTTCGCCGCTGGGCGACCACGGCGCCCGATAAGCCCTGCATGAGTTGCGATGATGTGACCCTGACGTGGGCCGAGCTCCACGACAGGGCTAGCCGGCTCGCACACGGGCTCACCGAGTCCGGAGTCGGACCGCAAGACCGGGTCATCTTCCTCGACAAGAACAACCCGGAGTTCTTCGAAATCACGGCCGGCTCCGCGATGGCAGGGGCCGTGACCGCAGCGGTAAATTGGCGCCTCGCGCCACGTGAGATGCTGCAGATCATCAACCACTCCACGGCCAAGGTGTTGTTCGTGGGGGAAGAGTTCGTAGGGCAGTACGAGCAGTTTCGTGACGATCTGACGACGGTCGAGAAAGTCGTCGTGATCGGCAGGGCGCAGGGCCTGGAAAGCTACGAAGACTGGCTCGAGCGTCACGTCGCGAAGGATCCCCTCGTCCCGGTCCGGTCCGACGACACCGCGATGCAGATGTACACCTCGGGCACGACGGGCCTACCCAAGGGAGTTTTGTTCAGTAGCCGCGCCGTGCTCGCGACGGAGGGAATGGCCGAGGTCCTGCGCATTGACGAGACGTCAACCCTGCTGATCTCGATGCCGGTCTTTCACTCGGCAGGAGCATGCTTGGGGGTACTGGGTTTCCGCACAGGTGCCCACATCGTCATCGCGCGCGATACCGCTCCGACCACAGTCTTGTCGCTCATCGCACGGTGGCGGATCACGATGACGACGCTCGTTCCGGCGGTGCTCAAGATGATCGCCGAGTCGTCCGAGATCGACCGATATGATCTCTCCAGCCTGGATACGATCGCTTACGCCGCTTCACCGATCTCACCTGAACTGCTTCGTCGGTGCCTGGCCGTCTTCGATGCCAGGTTCCTGCAAATGTACGGTCTGACCGAGACGCAGAGCGCCACTACCTTGCTCCCCGAGGACCATCTCGACCCCGAGCATCCCGAACGTATCCTGTCGGTCGGCAGGGCCATACCTGGTGTCACCTTGCGCGTCGTCGACCCCGGGACGGGCGACGACGTCGAGGACGATGTCGTCGGTGAGGTCTGGATCAAAGCGCCTACCAATATGCACGGATACTGGTGCAACGAAGAAGCCACGCGCGACACGCTGACCGAGGATGGTTTCGTCCGAACCGGTGACGGTGCATTGCTACGGGACGGATACGTTTACATGCGTGACCGGCTCAAGGACATGATCGTGAGCGGGGCCGAGAACGTCTACCCGATCGAGATCGAGAACGTCCTGATCGAGCATCCCGCCATCAACGACATCGCAGTGATCGGCGTCCCGTCGAACCGGTGGGGTGAGACGGTCAAGGCGATGGTCGTCCTGAACGCCGATGCTGCACTGACCGAGGCCGAAGTCATCGCCTACGCGCGGGCCAACCTTGCGGTCTACAAGTGTCCTACATCCGTTGAATTCCTCGACGAATTACCGCGCAATCCCTCAGGCAAAATCCTCAAACGGGTACTGCGCCAGCCCTATTGGAACGATGCGGAAGGCCACATCGGCTGA
- a CDS encoding aromatic-ring-hydroxylating dioxygenase subunit beta → MSNVQVDPVPVLSVSDAQLRQIERYLFDEAQLLDEWRLHEWLELFTSDAHYLIPSTDRPDGDPSRDLFLVQDDRFLLEQRVNSLLTRAAHAEYPHSRTTRMISNIRATHGESGRIHVRANFAVYRVRNGVIDTYVGQYRHILEPDAEQVLKYVERKSVLTMDALRPHGKVSIIL, encoded by the coding sequence ATGAGTAATGTCCAGGTGGACCCGGTTCCCGTACTGTCCGTGTCGGACGCGCAGCTTCGACAGATCGAGCGGTACCTCTTCGACGAGGCGCAGTTGCTCGACGAGTGGCGGCTGCACGAGTGGCTCGAGCTCTTCACCTCAGATGCCCACTACCTCATTCCTTCCACAGATCGTCCCGACGGCGACCCGAGCCGCGACTTGTTCCTCGTGCAGGACGATCGGTTCCTGCTGGAGCAGCGTGTCAACTCGCTGCTGACCCGAGCTGCTCACGCGGAATACCCTCACTCACGGACGACCCGGATGATCTCCAACATCCGGGCAACGCACGGGGAATCCGGCCGCATTCACGTCCGCGCCAACTTCGCCGTCTACCGCGTCCGCAACGGGGTCATCGACACGTACGTCGGCCAATACCGTCACATTCTCGAGCCTGATGCCGAGCAGGTCCTCAAGTACGTTGAGCGCAAGTCCGTCCTGACAATGGACGCGCTCCGTCCACACGGCAAGGTCAGTATCATCCTGTGA
- a CDS encoding acyl-CoA dehydrogenase family protein, translating to MWSFENDPEFQPELDWIDTFVRERVQPLDYLLGSQWNIHDPEFIRLVRPLQAEVKERGLWACHLGPELGGKGYGQLKLALMNEKFGMSRFGPIVFGCQAPDSGNAEILAHYGTDEQKETFLHPLLANEIVSCFSMTEPQGGADPLIFTAHAEPDGDEWVINGEKWFASEADHAAFFILMVVTDPDAENPYRRMSMFIVPRDLPGIENIKNYGVYGEPDESHAHLRFNNVRVPAENMLGGPGDAFVVAQVRLGGGRMHHAMRTLAQATRAFEMICERVVSRETKGEQLSQKQLVQEKIADSWVELRQFRLLILETAWLADQGNDWKAIRKNVSAVKATMPKLLHDISSRALHLHGSLGLTHEMPFAEWVIHSFHVGLADGPTEVHKVVVAKEVLRDIKPAEGMFPSYHKVEMTRRAHELYDAS from the coding sequence ATGTGGAGCTTTGAGAACGATCCTGAGTTTCAGCCCGAACTCGACTGGATCGACACCTTTGTGCGCGAGCGGGTCCAGCCGCTTGACTACCTACTGGGCAGCCAGTGGAACATCCACGACCCTGAGTTCATCCGCCTCGTCCGGCCGCTACAGGCCGAGGTCAAGGAGCGTGGACTGTGGGCCTGCCACCTGGGCCCCGAACTGGGCGGAAAGGGCTACGGCCAACTCAAACTCGCACTGATGAACGAGAAGTTCGGCATGTCGCGCTTCGGCCCGATCGTTTTCGGCTGCCAGGCGCCGGACTCCGGAAATGCCGAGATCCTCGCGCACTACGGCACCGACGAGCAGAAGGAGACCTTCCTCCACCCGCTGCTGGCGAACGAGATCGTGTCGTGCTTCTCGATGACCGAACCGCAGGGCGGCGCCGACCCCCTGATCTTCACGGCCCATGCCGAGCCCGACGGCGACGAGTGGGTCATCAACGGCGAGAAGTGGTTCGCCTCCGAGGCCGACCACGCGGCGTTCTTCATCCTCATGGTGGTGACGGACCCGGACGCCGAGAACCCGTACCGCCGCATGTCGATGTTCATTGTCCCGCGCGACCTTCCCGGCATCGAGAACATCAAGAACTACGGTGTCTACGGGGAGCCCGACGAATCGCATGCCCACCTGCGCTTCAACAATGTCCGCGTCCCGGCGGAGAACATGCTCGGAGGACCGGGCGACGCATTCGTCGTGGCTCAGGTCCGTCTCGGCGGTGGCCGCATGCACCACGCAATGCGCACCCTCGCCCAGGCCACACGCGCCTTCGAGATGATATGCGAGCGAGTCGTTTCGCGCGAGACCAAGGGCGAGCAACTCTCGCAGAAACAGCTCGTGCAGGAGAAGATCGCCGACAGCTGGGTCGAGTTGCGTCAGTTCCGCCTGCTAATCCTCGAGACCGCGTGGCTGGCCGACCAGGGCAACGATTGGAAGGCAATCCGCAAAAACGTCTCGGCCGTCAAGGCGACGATGCCCAAGCTCCTCCACGACATCTCTTCCCGTGCCCTGCACCTCCACGGATCGCTGGGCCTGACCCATGAGATGCCGTTCGCCGAGTGGGTCATCCACTCGTTCCATGTCGGCCTCGCCGACGGCCCTACGGAGGTCCACAAGGTCGTCGTCGCCAAGGAAGTCCTGCGCGACATCAAGCCGGCCGAGGGCATGTTCCCCAGCTACCACAAGGTCGAGATGACGCGACGCGCCCACGAACTGTACGACGCTTCCTAG
- a CDS encoding NAD(P)/FAD-dependent oxidoreductase, producing MSERHLVVVGASLAGLRAVEAARKTGFTGPITLIGGEKHLPYDRPPLSKAYLEAGSEPESTQFRDSRTFSDELDVTLLLGRRATSLDTARKVVVVDDREGRSEVHYDALVIATGADARLLPGTEGLAGVHSLRTIDDAIAVRAALDANARTVVIGAGFIGSEVAAAARKRGVDVTVVEALATPLVRAVGERLGGAIASLHERNGTPLLCGVGVSAVEGAGRVERVVLSDGTVLPADLVVVGIGAVPATGWLEDSGLTLDNGIVCDENLYTGVEGVYAAGDVARWHNTLFDRSQRLEHWTSAAEQGAVAARNALDPDAVKAYTTVPYFWSDWYGSRIQFVGVPQADEIVVVDGELDSDRWVALYREGDRLVGALTLNGQAVIMKYRGLLMKGATWADALAFAEKRKLAAVVKA from the coding sequence ATGAGCGAGCGGCATCTGGTAGTGGTCGGCGCGTCTCTGGCCGGACTGCGTGCGGTCGAAGCAGCCAGGAAGACCGGCTTCACCGGACCGATCACACTGATCGGTGGAGAGAAGCACCTGCCCTACGACCGTCCACCGCTGTCGAAGGCCTATCTCGAAGCAGGATCGGAACCCGAGTCCACCCAATTCCGTGACAGTCGCACATTCTCGGATGAACTCGATGTGACACTGCTACTGGGACGACGCGCGACCTCCCTCGATACCGCACGGAAAGTCGTCGTAGTCGACGACCGTGAGGGGCGAAGCGAGGTGCATTACGACGCTCTTGTCATCGCCACCGGGGCCGATGCGCGCCTCTTGCCCGGTACCGAGGGGCTTGCGGGCGTTCATTCCCTGCGCACCATCGATGACGCGATTGCGGTGCGTGCGGCACTCGACGCGAATGCTCGGACGGTAGTGATCGGTGCCGGATTCATCGGCTCCGAAGTGGCTGCCGCAGCGCGTAAGCGAGGCGTGGACGTCACGGTCGTAGAGGCGCTGGCCACTCCGTTGGTGCGGGCCGTCGGCGAGAGGCTGGGTGGTGCAATCGCATCCCTGCACGAGCGCAACGGCACACCACTCCTGTGTGGGGTGGGTGTGAGCGCAGTGGAGGGCGCCGGACGCGTTGAACGCGTGGTCCTTTCGGACGGCACCGTTCTGCCCGCGGATCTGGTGGTCGTGGGCATCGGTGCTGTGCCGGCCACCGGCTGGCTGGAGGATTCTGGCCTGACTCTCGACAACGGAATCGTGTGCGATGAGAACCTCTACACCGGTGTGGAGGGAGTGTATGCGGCCGGCGATGTAGCACGTTGGCATAACACGCTTTTCGATCGTTCACAGCGTCTGGAACACTGGACCAGTGCTGCCGAGCAGGGAGCCGTCGCTGCCCGCAACGCGCTCGATCCTGATGCCGTGAAGGCTTACACCACCGTTCCCTACTTTTGGTCCGACTGGTACGGCAGCCGGATTCAATTCGTAGGGGTTCCGCAGGCCGACGAGATTGTGGTGGTCGACGGTGAACTCGACAGTGACCGCTGGGTCGCGCTCTATCGCGAGGGTGATCGTCTGGTCGGCGCCCTTACCCTCAACGGTCAGGCTGTGATCATGAAGTACCGAGGCCTGCTGATGAAGGGTGCCACCTGGGCCGACGCCCTTGCCTTCGCCGAGAAGCGAAAGCTGGCAGCTGTAGTCAAGGCGTAA
- a CDS encoding IclR family transcriptional regulator domain-containing protein: MLAYSSRATVLSVIGQPLSRVTPYSVALRNQFVEQLSKAHTDGYAIEREEACHGTICVAAPVLRDGKTIAAISLSVPTAGVARTGDAGLDSLGRLAVDAAARITRLLPLD; the protein is encoded by the coding sequence ATCCTCGCCTATAGCTCGCGGGCGACGGTGTTGTCCGTCATCGGACAGCCACTGTCCCGGGTCACCCCCTACTCGGTTGCTCTACGCAACCAGTTCGTCGAGCAGTTGAGCAAGGCGCACACGGATGGTTACGCGATCGAGCGTGAGGAGGCATGCCACGGAACGATTTGCGTCGCTGCCCCGGTTCTGCGCGATGGAAAGACAATCGCTGCGATCTCGCTGAGTGTCCCGACTGCGGGTGTGGCGCGCACCGGTGACGCCGGTCTGGATTCCTTGGGCCGGCTCGCGGTCGACGCTGCTGCCCGAATCACGCGCCTGCTCCCTCTCGACTGA
- a CDS encoding SDR family NAD(P)-dependent oxidoreductase: MSRLEGKVAIVTGASANIGGSLAAGLAAAGAKLVCTDMSAEVAAATVARIEDAGGEALAVTGDVTDPDHVSDVVAQTLERWGRIDVLVNNAVWFNQKGLFTMPLDEYRRQIDIILGGAFLFTRAVGQAMIDQQVAGSIINVLSTAAWQGQPGNIGYSTGKSGLINFTRSAAMELAEHGIRVNGFTPTATQPEDPELVARMAAMTSQPSAYPMDFTAQFPMKRLPTPSDYAPTVVFLASDDSRMITGSNITVDGGATAKYWPWRPQQD, encoded by the coding sequence GTGAGCCGTCTCGAAGGTAAGGTCGCGATCGTCACGGGCGCCAGTGCCAATATCGGGGGATCGCTGGCAGCAGGGCTCGCAGCAGCGGGGGCCAAACTCGTCTGTACAGACATGTCGGCCGAAGTTGCGGCAGCGACTGTCGCACGTATCGAGGACGCGGGTGGTGAGGCACTTGCCGTCACCGGTGACGTCACCGATCCCGATCACGTATCGGACGTCGTCGCTCAGACGCTGGAGCGCTGGGGACGTATCGACGTGCTCGTCAACAACGCCGTCTGGTTCAACCAAAAGGGGCTCTTCACAATGCCTCTCGATGAGTACCGCCGCCAGATCGACATCATCTTGGGTGGTGCCTTCCTGTTCACCCGGGCGGTCGGCCAGGCGATGATCGACCAGCAGGTCGCGGGCAGCATCATCAACGTCCTCTCGACCGCGGCGTGGCAGGGACAGCCCGGCAACATCGGCTACAGCACAGGCAAAAGCGGACTTATCAACTTCACTCGCTCGGCCGCGATGGAGCTCGCCGAGCACGGGATCCGGGTCAACGGCTTCACCCCGACAGCGACGCAGCCGGAGGACCCGGAACTGGTGGCTCGGATGGCCGCAATGACGAGCCAGCCCAGCGCTTACCCGATGGACTTCACGGCTCAATTCCCGATGAAGCGGTTGCCGACGCCGAGCGACTACGCACCGACGGTCGTGTTCCTTGCATCGGACGACTCCCGGATGATCACCGGCAGCAACATCACGGTCGACGGCGGTGCCACCGCCAAATACTGGCCGTGGAGGCCCCAGCAGGACTGA
- a CDS encoding GIY-YIG nuclease family protein: MARQTARYANPASTAPHDAADTITALSSSSRALEDLSMLPAAPGLYAWWAAPEVFSQLPGPTHPTNAGIRLLYIGLATNLRRRIISNHLRRSGSSTLRRTLAGLLLDTEHYRTRRTDRVVLVDEDEIRLTAWMHTHLRLTWFQHPASST, from the coding sequence GTGGCGAGGCAGACTGCTCGCTATGCAAACCCCGCATCCACGGCGCCGCACGATGCAGCCGATACCATCACCGCGCTCAGTAGCTCCAGTCGCGCGCTCGAGGACCTATCCATGCTGCCCGCGGCACCGGGCCTTTACGCGTGGTGGGCGGCGCCGGAGGTGTTCTCTCAGCTCCCGGGGCCCACACACCCGACCAACGCTGGGATACGGCTGCTCTACATCGGTCTCGCCACGAACCTGCGCCGGCGGATTATCAGTAATCATCTGCGCCGCAGCGGATCATCCACCCTCCGCCGCACCCTCGCCGGGTTGCTCCTCGATACCGAGCACTACCGGACCCGACGCACTGATCGCGTCGTCCTCGTCGACGAGGACGAGATTCGACTGACTGCCTGGATGCACACCCATCTACGATTGACCTGGTTCCAGCACCCGGCATCGTCAACTTAA
- a CDS encoding acyl-CoA carboxylase subunit beta gives MSKDSTPNPLAQQVIDRHASGFDASRPAEVSRQHQRGKLTARERIALLADEDGFFEFGGLAGPGPAQPGSDPLIAPGDGVVTGVAYVDGRPVALAVFDFTVLGGSNGVTGMQKVARCAERALLDRIPLILLSDGGGHRMQEGLDSRHAAPGSPLLQQLVDLSGLVPVVSAMMGPGFGVATNLAALSDFVVMVRDMSTLGMSSSPFVAAATGENLTNEQIGGADVQACNGVADIAVDDEPEAIDAIRAFLGFLPSSSEEFPPRVPGIRKPAAVDLDEVVPLSSRQSYDVRDVIRGIADEDSVFELREVVAANVVTSFARIDGRPVGVIANQPLHLGGALDSPACEKAAHFIAVCDAFGLPLVILIDLPGFLIGTAAESSQLSRRSGRLVFEMGQATVPRFSIVLRKGYGAAYIAMGGGRSYGADLALAWPTAEICAMPVEGAVDIAYRREWEAADDPTAHRKSLIAKFSSNIGAFEAADGFGIDDVVAPSDTRRLLAEALSRVAPRRESRVPGKRRTISPI, from the coding sequence GTGAGCAAGGATTCGACACCAAATCCACTTGCGCAGCAGGTCATCGATCGGCACGCGTCGGGTTTTGACGCGTCGAGGCCGGCAGAGGTCAGCCGTCAACATCAGCGCGGCAAACTGACCGCCCGCGAGCGCATCGCACTATTGGCCGACGAGGATGGCTTCTTCGAATTCGGCGGACTGGCCGGGCCCGGGCCTGCTCAGCCCGGAAGCGACCCCCTGATTGCACCCGGCGACGGCGTCGTCACGGGAGTGGCCTACGTGGATGGTCGGCCAGTAGCGCTGGCGGTCTTCGACTTTACCGTGCTGGGCGGCAGCAACGGCGTCACCGGAATGCAGAAGGTCGCTCGATGCGCCGAACGCGCTCTGCTAGACCGGATCCCGCTGATCTTGCTGAGCGACGGGGGCGGGCACCGCATGCAGGAGGGTCTGGATTCACGCCACGCCGCACCCGGGTCACCTCTACTTCAACAGCTCGTCGATTTGTCGGGACTGGTTCCTGTCGTCTCGGCGATGATGGGCCCGGGTTTCGGTGTCGCAACAAACCTCGCTGCACTCAGCGATTTTGTTGTGATGGTCAGGGATATGTCGACCCTGGGGATGTCCTCCTCGCCGTTTGTCGCTGCTGCCACGGGTGAGAATCTGACCAATGAGCAGATCGGCGGCGCCGATGTTCAGGCATGCAACGGTGTTGCGGATATCGCGGTCGACGACGAGCCAGAAGCCATCGACGCGATTCGGGCGTTCCTCGGGTTCTTGCCGTCGAGTTCAGAGGAATTTCCGCCACGAGTGCCCGGCATTCGGAAACCGGCCGCCGTCGATCTCGACGAGGTCGTGCCGCTCAGCAGTCGCCAATCCTACGATGTCAGGGACGTAATCCGCGGAATAGCCGACGAGGATTCGGTATTCGAACTGCGCGAGGTCGTTGCGGCCAACGTAGTGACCAGCTTCGCGCGCATCGACGGACGTCCAGTAGGAGTCATCGCGAACCAGCCGCTTCATCTGGGTGGGGCGCTCGACAGCCCTGCCTGTGAAAAAGCCGCACATTTTATTGCAGTCTGCGATGCGTTCGGCTTGCCGCTGGTCATCCTGATCGATCTGCCGGGGTTCCTTATCGGTACTGCTGCCGAATCCAGCCAGTTGTCCCGGCGCAGTGGGCGATTGGTCTTCGAGATGGGGCAGGCAACCGTCCCTCGGTTCAGTATCGTTCTGCGCAAAGGGTACGGAGCCGCGTACATCGCGATGGGCGGCGGACGGAGCTACGGAGCCGATCTCGCCCTTGCGTGGCCTACTGCCGAGATCTGCGCAATGCCGGTGGAAGGCGCAGTTGACATCGCCTACCGCCGCGAGTGGGAAGCTGCGGATGATCCTACGGCCCATCGTAAGTCGCTGATTGCCAAGTTCAGTTCCAATATCGGAGCTTTCGAAGCCGCTGACGGATTCGGAATTGACGACGTGGTTGCCCCTTCGGATACCCGTCGACTTCTAGCCGAAGCACTGTCCCGGGTTGCTCCGCGACGAGAATCTCGGGTGCCGGGCAAACGCCGGACAATTTCCCCGATCTAG